The stretch of DNA CAATGGAATTGGTCCTGTCAGCGGATTCCTTCCCAGATTCAGGAAAGTCGGGGCACGAAGATATCCGATTTCTTGGGGAATTTTCCCTTCGAAGGAGTTAGGCTCAACTGCAGCTCTTCTAATCTTGAAAAATTGGCAATTGTAGCTGGAATGGGACCTGAATTCCATGAAAGCTGTTGTTGCTCAAATCCAGGGTGACAAGAAAAGATAGATTCCCCAAGTGTGGAGGAATGATTCCTTGTAAATTCACGCCTGAAATATGTAAATTTCTAGATACCGAGTAAACAGATTTATCTGATATTATGATTGGGATGATATGTTGATTCAACAGTAATAAAGAGAGATGTAttgtataatattaaaaaattacatgGTCTTTTTATGACCATTAATCAACCCCAGAGTAGGATCGAAATAACCAAATAATCCTTGTCAACTCTAACCTATCAATGGCAGAACAAATATGACGATATATACTCCGAACTCCTTATAATTGCAGACAAAATTGTGTCGCAGCGACACCAATCTTCtttcaataaaaaataaataacaaatccCTTTCTTCTATCGTTCAGTAACACAACGTCAATATTAAAACAAAAGAATACAAAAAATAGCATACAACACTAACGCATCAGTTGGCATCAACGTAAACATCAGCTGAAGACGTATCCATATCATTTAGTCCCAGTTCCTCATTTTGCTCCGAACTCCTCTCGTATTCCTCCACTGGCATCACACATTCATCAACACTAAGTAAATACTATAACTATTTTTTTGGAAAACGATTTATTTGACTTTTGAAAAAATATCGGGGGACAGACTTACATGTCAGCTGATTATCGTCTTTTAATTCATCAGTTGCGGGGGCAACGAATGAGTTTGCCAAAGCATCATCAATTATCAAAGTCCAAGGTTCTTCCAAGCTTTTCAACTGCCGAAAATATATGACAACTTGACATTGTTATCGGATAACTATACATTAGCATGCTTTTTCAAGTGTTCTAATCAGGTACACGCACATGTATCCCCGaaattcacaatttccaaaaaaaaagaATCAAGTAAACAACTTGCAAGGTCAGGGCAATTAACCAAGTTTACAAATGACAAAGATGGATATTTGCAGATCGAAAATCCATGTATACCATTTGCAGCAAAGCCCATCCCAGATGGCATAAAATTGGCTTTTATTTGTCGATTCTTTCAAAGTTCTCTATATGCCATATCAACTGTATCTTTCCATACCCAAATGTACATGTTACAGTGACTTTCCCCAATATGGAAAAATGATGCAGAAATTAATGAAGCTTCCGTACGGTTTCCTCGAGAGCTTGTTAAAGCTAGTCTAATTCATGTTTGAGGAAGTAGATCGCCCATCTAGTGGAGGTCTTACATCTATGTATAGTCAACAGACAGCATACCTCCTAGAGTAAGCTCACATCACAATCATTGTGTTCTACTTGAACACTAATCATCAAAGAAAACAAGGAACGATAGTACGAAAAATTCCATTCCATCCCAATTCAAAGAAGAACGAAAGTTCAAACCCGAGGAACCAAACACCATAACAGAACAAGATTAATAGAAAATATAATAACAATGAGAATATGCAGCATAGATATTGCAAAGAACAAGAGTACGAGGAGCAATGGGTTGATTCAAGTATCAAGAGAGAGTATGCAAGTGCAAAACAGGGGGAAGAAAAGGCCTAAATTTCAGGGATGGTAGAGTTGACAATAGTAGAGTTGACATTGTCAATACTAGAGCGAGTACCTTTTCAAGTTTTGCACTGAACTCCAGCCACTTGACCTTTTCAGTATAATCCACACTATCACCAAACGTGAAACCATGTACTCTCTCAAGACCTGCAAGTAATTTGACGAttagttttgaaatttggatactcgtgacatttaaattttaatgtgAACCTCTTTAGAGTCGTTCATCAAATTGCATATATGAGGTTATCACAAAATTAACATATAATTTAATGGCATTTGCATCAGAGATGGACAATTATGGGATGAAGCACCTTATTCGGTTCCAACTTACTAGGCATGTTTCCCAATCCCCAATTAATGGATTGAAGGCACTATAGTACCGTGCTTAACTATTTATATTTCTAGACCTCCCTTGCTCTACCCCGAAATAACACAGAAATATTCAATTGAAAAGAGGAACACATCGAGGAGAGATGGAAGGAGAAAAAAGATACTCACTCTCACCAATCTTTGAAATCAAACCTTCAACAGTTGTGACAAGTCCACCTAAAGTGCCACTGGTCAATTCCAACTCAATCTCCGGAATGATCACACCAGCCGTGTCCGACTACCATATCGATAGGATCATTAATcagaattatattaaaataacatGAAAGACTGCCAGAGGTGTTTAATGATAAGGAATTAGAGTTTTTGTAGCAGTCTGTCCGATCCCAAGTGGAGAAAGGGAAAGCCTTTTGAGGCGCAACAAAAacagaaaaatctattaaattgtGGATTGGGCAATTGAACCGTAGTAACATAGAATGATATACTTCTGGTAGTAAAATAAAAGATGCAATGACACCTGTTTCTGCAACTAAATTTGCATTTAATACTTTCAATATTTTATAGCATCATCTTTCAGCAATGTTCTtaacaattttataattttgaaaatatggtggGACATTAATGGTTTTGCACCAGGCAAATGCTATTGAAACTCAATTCTACACGGAAAATCTTATTAAAAAAAAGCCAAAAATACAAACTATAAGATCTAAGGTCCATACGAAAAggtctaaataaataataatgccATGTATTGTCTTTCTTTGAAATGTCAAAAGTGAAGCAATCCATAAAAAAAAGGTGATAATCTGAGACGAACAAATATTTTCCAGAAAAAGCATTATTCTTGCATGCTCTCGTTGTATAGATATATACAACATAAAACTTCAGTAACAAAACCAAATCTTGCATCAAAGAATTTCAACATAACGTCAAGTAGGGTTAGTGACATCTAGAACTCTGGAGGTCACTCGGCATAATGACAGATCGGATGCATTAAAGATTATAACCTTTGATTATCCAAGTAAATCTCATTCACAGTTGATTCAAAAGTCACCAAGCATAAGCTTACATGTTCCACGTGTTGGTGAACATATTACTGAAATAAACAGCTTATTTGTGAATAAGAAAAATGACAGTGACATCCCAGCTACTTACCAAAATTGCATACCTTTATGACATCCCTGCAAAGGTCTCTTACGTTCTTCACATGAACTGTAATCTTTTTTCCTTTGTCAGAAATAGGACCACCAGGCTTCACCTGCAAAGCACATGAAATGAGCATAAAGTAGAGAGAATAAAATAAAGAGAACTGACATTAGCACATAAAATAGAGCCAGAGGGATTTTGACAGATGCATACCTCAGAATTACGGTAACCACAACCATCGCAAGAGGAGGCCATTACAATAACTTCTCTAAAATAAGGAATATCTGTCGATAGTTAAGCTTGCCAATTCAATGACAGATCATCAATACATCAGAGTCAACTGCTAAACAATCTTAGGCTAAGTTTTGTATACCTATTGGACAAATACCTCTCACACAATGTATTGCTAGAAATATTTACAGGAAATGAAGAAAAGGTCAGGAACTTAATAGGTGGTTTAGCCTGTTAAGCACTAGCATACTAAATCGGTTCTAATTCTATGAAAGAACGGATTCCAATCCatctaaaatatgaaaataagggCACTACGATATTGTCAGCAGTGGCAACTGATACAATAACTcaacatgagataaatcaactTCGGTATCAACCATACATGATCCGAGATAAATCAAGAAGCAACATCACCCAGAGAAACTGTCCTCACAACTCAAGAAGCGTAACTCTTGCCTTAGAAATTAAGCGATAGCAAGTAACACAGCACATCCTTACCTAAAAATAGGGGACCTTTCCTGGTACATCTCATCATAAAGGATAaaccttttttaaaaaaggatACTTGTTACGAACATTCGACACTCAGATTTGGTGGCACAAGTTCCACAGGTTGATGGAAAAGTCATGACCTGCCCACAAAGTGAAGCAGTGATTATGATCCAATGACATAATAAAGAAATGATGAAATCATGTCCAAGTGAATGCATAGGTAGAATACACATAAAAGGGAAAAGGATGAGTTATACTACCTCTTCAGGCGACGAATATCGAAACAAAGCATCAACACTTTCCACGCTATTACCCTGAGCTATTGCTTTACGACCAGCTTTCGCTCCAACTGAACCATGTGGTTCACTTTGGATTTGTGGAATACCGGTGGTCCCATCTGTAGTTGGTTCAGCATAGGGTTCTCCTCCTTGTGATGGCTCCACGATATATCCTAACGCAGCATGTTGCTCAGGTGTTCTCTCATAGGACTTTatcatcaacaattgatcagGTGAAGGGGCATACCTAATCAAAATTTATTAGTTATTCTCCACATTACTTATCTCATACATGCAAGCAGATTAGATAATACTGGGTTTTTCCTGTTCAAATTTCAGCTCGCGGTGATGTCTTTGCATCAAATAATTAGACACATACGGGTTCTCGATGAAGCTGTTTCCAGAAGGATCATCAAGAATTAAAGTAAAATGTGAATCTCCAGTGGCACAAGCTCTCAGCTTTATCAAGAATTCATCTATTGCTTCTGCAGTCTGTGGATCCACTTTCTGAATGTCCCCACCCcccaaaatgaaaaataataatgagtAGAATGATGGTTTTTTAGAAAGCAAGTATCTGAATTTAAACAACTTACCTTTCTCTCATCCTGAAGGGCTTCCAACTCATCTGCAGCCCGGACCAGTATTCCTTCAACCTGTAAACATACCAAATGGATGGTAAAAGTAAAACCATGAAAGATAAAAGGGTGCATCCGGGTTGATAACAAACCTATAGCCCACTTGTACAGCATGAATAAACCTATTAGTTTGCATGGAACTGCATATACTGTGACCTTTATGCCATATTCAACTATCTAAAACAAAATAAGGCTGTTCATATAAAACGTTACATCTCAAGCATATATTTTGCATTAGAATCAAAATTGGACAAAAGCTTCATATGTAAATTTCAATGATCCAGATACAAATGTAATATGCAATTATGAGTGTTCACTATTTACTTTCTCTTTGAAATACACGAAAATGAATACATAACAGAAACATGTGGCAGTTTCTCTTTATTTTAAACAGAACCAAATGCAAGTTGTGAGCAAATTCATTCTCATGCTCAATTTGACTTATTCTCCAATAAAAAGAACAGATGTTGAACTGATAAGATATCAGGAAAATACCGTTGACAAAGACCCACGCTGAGCCTCAGTAGGAATCTCAAAATCCAGCTCAGGGATCTGCAAAAGGaacataaaattaataaaatgtttCACAGTGGTGAAAATTATTGATAAAATATTGACACAATTTGGGAGAGGGAAACTGCATTCCCAGTCAAAAACATCCAAGCTTTATACGTGCACAAGAAATTGGTAACAATCACCTCAGTCAATATGCATGCCCGTGCATTGCAACTCAAATGCTTAGTAAGTAGTTAAGAAAAGAACCTTGATTGTGGCAGTTTCTGATTTCACAACCTGACGGTTAAACATCTACAATAAGAAGCCAACCAGCATGATAATATACAAATCAGTAGGGAACAATCAAACCGACCCAACCAAAAATCATCCACAGCCACACTTATATGTGTCAACATGCAACAGTTTGAACAGTCTAACTAACCAAGATAATCAAACTCCATGGAAGACAACCTTTTTATCACCTGATGGTACTTTCAGATGGTATTGACAACCATTAGGTTGGATTTCACCGGCAAATTGCACTTCATTATTCCTTCAGAAAGAAagcacaaaggtataaaaaaatattgaaaagaaaatcataaaatgacaGATTCTTGTGTACTTGGAAAGAGAAAAGGTGAAATACCTCTCCCCACAATGGGTGCATTCAAAAGCTGACAGCAGTATCTGAGAAAAGATGTACAAATCAAGTTTCAAGCGAAAAACAAGAAGCATTTTCTTGAATCAGAAATAAGTCTCCCACACATGACAGTGGTATCCattgaagaaaataaagttccAGTTCATTTGACATTCGAATTTTTTTATCTTGAAGACAACTTTAATTCAATACACAATGGGAGAAAGAACAAGAAAGTTACCTTTCTAAAATGTGGAATGAGAGTTAACAAAAACCTTGTTATCCCCTGTTAAACgagaaaaaaattagaaatgaCATTGGCGCATTGCTAATGATTAagttaaaaataacattttccaaacataaatcatgaattttatCAGTGTCACGTAAGACAGACCATCAGCTTCAGCAAAAAAGTATAGGACTTCTTCTTCACATCCAATGTCATAAATGGCGAGAGGCAGTGGCGGGGAGGTCAGTGACCACCAACCGCCTAAGCGGTTGAATTTTTTAGCAATTTTTTATAGGTAACTATAAATAATCATACAATGTAATTACAAATACTCATTGTTTTTTATGTAACATATGTAATTAAATAACGTTTATGCATAAAAAAAGCTTCATACAATATAGAAAAAgtgcaaataaatatataaatgcaaACTAGCAAATTAATTAAGGTGCTGGCCGATGGTAGTGGCGGCTGGAGGCAGTTTGAGGCAGGTAGGTGGCTTATGGTTGAGAACATTTgaaaccaaaaataaatacaaaagaGAATAAGAGATGTTTTATTATATCTaagtttttaaaattgattGACTTCGagtgattttaaaattatttgacttaactagaattttaaaatcattGCCTCCACCGCCTCCTCGCTCGCCGGATAGCCGCAGACCGCCTATAGAGACCGCCATAGACAAAGGTGGGCCGATCGAGGACCGCCTACGCCGCCTCGACCGCTATTTAGAACATTGTTCACATCCGAACTATTAATATCATTTGCATACAAGTGTGGTGCAAGTAAAGTTACATCCAAAATGTTACTATAAAATCGTCTTAAGACTAATGCTAAAGCATagaatttcttcttcaagtctAGTTCGACTCCCCGAACTACAATAATAATCATGATGAAACTTTCATCGTAGATTTCAAGCAAAAGGGTGAGTTGTAGTACCAAACCATGATAACTCATTGTAAAAATGAAAcatacataatattatttgcGAAGGTAACCAAAATTAAAATGAACACATAATACACTGATACACATATATTTCGATGGTTACATAATGCGAGGTATACTATTTGAATAAACTGTGAATAAATTTGTTCATAAGCAAACTCCACCCTGGAACGAAATTGTTGCGGGAGACCATTAAATAAAGATCCAAACTCCAACAAATAAAAGTATCAGTAGAAACACACAATACCCAGATAAATCAAAACAGTATCAAGAATAATGAAGAAAGACAAGAACATAGTCCAAGGATGAAACAATAATACATAAACACACAGCACTTTTGCAAGCAGAGCAGCGTAAGAACCGGAAAGCACAGATGCACAATTAGTATAAATGGCGTCGTACATTAGTCGCCGCAGCGCATGCATAAGCTCTCAACCTCGTAGAGAGGGGCGTCGGAATCTTCAGCTGAGATCGCCTCCACCACGGACCGCACATCCACAATTTGGGGCTCGCTCTGTGATGTCATGTTTTCCGGCAGAGTCTCCATCAATATAGTGATTCTAGGGTTTTCTGATACTTTACAATTGTTTCTTGGGTTCCTTCAGGAGTTCTTGTTTGGTTTTTGGGGGCGCTCTTCAGGAGAAATAGGGGAAAGGGAGTCTcttgtgtttttttaaaaaaaaaagatccgtaatgaaaattatttttatgtcactGTGTTTTAAGTTTAAAATCTGTGAAACACACGATTAAACGCATTTTTTTGCCAAAAACCACCAAGACCCTATTCCGAACTCTAAACCCTCCGTTCCTGGAAAAACTTCTCCGTCGACTCTTCAAAATCTCAACCGAAGGAATGGCAGACGAAAATGTGGTAATTTTCGCGTTTATTTCGATATGTTTCTTCTGAATTTTAGTCGTATTTTTTAGTTATGTTTGCTGCGTGTGTGTGCGTAATCGACCATGGTTTTCCACCATGGTCGACCATACAAAGTATACGTTGTTTGTGGTCGACCATAAAAAGTAATGATTTTATGGTCGACCATGTTTTATGGTCGACCATAAAACGTAGTCGACCAAATAAAACATGGTCGACCTAAAGATTTTATGGTCGACCATGTTTTATTTGGTCGACTACGTTTTATGGTCGACCATAAGACGAAGTCGGCCATAAAACATGGTCGACCTTATTTGTTTGTATGGTCGACCAAATGTGGTTTTATGGTCGACCACAAAATTTTTCCTAACCttactaatattttttttttgtcacaGGTCTATTTGTCGAGAAAACTAGGCAGGGATGACATTTTCCGATGTAAGTTGACAATTCAATCGAGATATAACGAGATTTTTGAGAAGATTCATTTTTATTTGAACAACGAGGAGAGAACCCATTTTTTCGAGCATTCGCCTTTTGGTAATTTAGTTAGGTATTATagagattttaaaatttccagCCAAATTCTATGGTAATTAATGAGTAACCAGATACTTGATAGTAGTAGTGATGATTTGTGGATGGTGGTGCGCAAAAGGCCTGCTAGATTTTCTTTGTTAGAGTATTGTTTAATAACGGGTCTCGATTGCGCTATAGAGCCCGAAGATTTACCAGATAGGGGTGTATTTGGCACCACACACTTTCCCGGTAAGGCTGATATTGTTTTGGGTGATTTGGAGGGAAATATTATTGTCCAAGAGCATAACGAGACTGGTCTAGACATGGAGAAGATAAAGATGGCTAGTCTATACTTTTGTTGTGCCGTATTCGGTGAGGCGACGAGGAAAAAGACGACGAAGATCGACcctaaatacttgaggctcGTAGATGATTTGGATATGTTCAACCATTATCCCTGGGGTAGAGTAGCCTATCGGGATGCGGTCCGATGTCTGAAGAAGGATCTTTTAGGACGATATAATTACCTCGCCGAGGCACAGGGCCGGAAAGAAGTTGAGGGCAGCTTCCTTGTCGGTGGTTTTGTTCTCCCTCTGCaggtatattattttttgaatgttATAGTGGATTTGTTATCTCTATTTGTACCAGTAACACtgtttgaaatttatgttacaGATCTTCGCTTATGAATGTTATCCGAGCGTGGCACAGAAGTTAGCAAGGAGAAGAGATGTGGACGGTTTGATGTTGCCCAGGATGTTTCAGTGGGTGACTAAGACGTGGGCGTCAAACCGTGCCCCAACTGGTGTTGAAATCGCTGCAGCCTTCGGTGATTGTCCTATAGATGTAAGTAATATGAATTGATTTGGTAAAATAACCGTGgacattaattttaattaatttgatcttttattaattatatgcaCGATTGCCTGGGATTTTTGACTCCTACTCCTGAGGAGCTAGTTGCACCGTATTATACGACCGGGCATTTTGTTGATTCTGCGCCTGATGCGGTGATCACTCGGGTACTCGAGCTCTGGAGGCAGGGTCAGACAGTCATATGTAGCGAGCACCCTGTGGAGTCTCCCTCAGTCCAGCCCACGCACTCTGCACATTCACCTCCCTCTGACCAGCCCATGCATTTTGGACATTCACCTCCCTCTGTCCAGCACACGCCTCCTGCACATGCATCTCCTGACGTTTCTGGCATCCGTCCTGGTGAGCTCGATAGATCCAGCTCTAGGACCAGTTCTCCTATGCGTACGGGTCCTAGAGTCCACTTTGGACTCAATCCCTCCCGCCGCCCATCACCCTTGGAGCATCGTTTCGAGCGGCGATTGACTGCGTTGGAGGATTCCGTTACGTCCATTCATGTGAAGATTGCAGCAGAATTTATTGAGACCAGAGCGTTTATGAGGAGTATAAATCAATCTCTAGTTGACTTGAAATCGAGTTTGACTGAACAGATTAGAGCTGGTTTTGCTGAGATGAGGTCTAACATGCCAGTGCAGGAGGACAGAGATTATAGCATAGTCTATAGCAGAGGGCGGAAGAGGAAAGCATCTGAGGCAGATTTTGGtgagttaattttatttattatatttatgtttatgtagtATAATGATTTAGTACAATtctcataattattttaatttgtttgaTGTGCGCTTTTAGGTGTGGATGATAATCTGGCTAGGGAAATTGCGAGTACTAGCCAAACACTAAATATATTTGAGCCTAACCTTCCGGTGATTACAGAGGAGTCCTCAGAAGGTGAGTAATGCACttttttgatttgat from Primulina tabacum isolate GXHZ01 chromosome 3, ASM2559414v2, whole genome shotgun sequence encodes:
- the LOC142540531 gene encoding uncharacterized protein LOC142540531, whose protein sequence is METLPENMTSQSEPQIVDVRSVVEAISAEDSDAPLYEVESLCMRCGEQGITRFLLTLIPHFRKILLSAFECTHCGERNNEVQFAGEIQPNGCQYHLKVPSGDKKMFNRQVVKSETATIKIPELDFEIPTEAQRGSLSTVEGILVRAADELEALQDERKKVDPQTAEAIDEFLIKLRACATGDSHFTLILDDPSGNSFIENPYAPSPDQLLMIKSYERTPEQHAALGYIVEPSQGGEPYAEPTTDGTTGIPQIQSEPHGSVGAKAGRKAIAQGNSVESVDALFRYSSPEEVMTFPSTCGTCATKSECRMFVTNIPYFREVIVMASSCDGCGYRNSEVKPGGPISDKGKKITVHVKNVRDLCRDVIKSDTAGVIIPEIELELTSGTLGGLVTTVEGLISKIGESLERVHGFTFGDSVDYTEKVKWLEFSAKLEKLKSLEEPWTLIIDDALANSFVAPATDELKDDNQLTLEEYERSSEQNEELGLNDMDTSSADVYVDAN
- the LOC142538441 gene encoding uncharacterized protein LOC142538441, producing the protein MSNQILDSSSDDLWMVVRKRPARFSLLEYCLITGLDCAIEPEDLPDRGVFGTTHFPGKADIVLGDLEGNIIVQEHNETGLDMEKIKMASLYFCCAVFGEATRKKTTKIDPKYLRLVDDLDMFNHYPWGRVAYRDAVRCLKKDLLGRYNYLAEAQGRKEVEGSFLVGGFVLPLQIFAYECYPSVAQKLARRRDVDGLMLPRMFQWVTKTWASNRAPTGVEIAAAFGDCPIDVSNMN
- the LOC142538990 gene encoding uncharacterized protein LOC142538990; protein product: MHDCLGFLTPTPEELVAPYYTTGHFVDSAPDAVITRVLELWRQGQTVICSEHPVESPSVQPTHSAHSPPSDQPMHFGHSPPSVQHTPPAHASPDVSGIRPGELDRSSSRTSSPMRTGPRVHFGLNPSRRPSPLEHRFERRLTALEDSVTSIHVKIAAEFIETRAFMRSINQSLVDLKSSLTEQIRAGFAEMRSNMPVQEDRDYSIVYSRGRKRKASEADFGVDDNLAREIASTSQTLNIFEPNLPVITEESSEDIQVTPVPRKSGGEATTSRGVADILGREIGSGSQSQQIFEPNLQAIPEESARDIQVTPHARMSGGGATTSRDVGVRPLAETVTLKVNNSLARVRASMLDRSPSRIRGFYAEYEKSFYGPMAIAKSRVTFLHIGEALRGLLEMQIRHPEVMSTDDSLMDRDFYSAISVLAEAKDIDFNINLAPIVSKVKGSDPEWPCLSWKKTRRIPIPVYTDGRWFLLKLVTWVNKCIIYDL